A region from the Xenopus laevis strain J_2021 chromosome 4S, Xenopus_laevis_v10.1, whole genome shotgun sequence genome encodes:
- the nos1ap.S gene encoding carboxyl-terminal PDZ ligand of neuronal nitric oxide synthase protein isoform X3 yields MPAKSRYNLVDDGHDLRVPMHNEEAFQHGISFEAKYIGSLDVQRPNSRVEIVAAMRRIRYEFKAKNIKKKKVSILVSVDGVKVILRKKKRKKNDLVWDESKMLVMQDPIYRIFYVSHDSQDLKIFSYIARDGANNIFRCNVFKSKKKSHAMRIVRTVGQAFEVCHKLSLQHTEQNGDGREDEDSDRSTDSEGQVTQTVASVVQAAEETDIDALDIPLPEREEPVINRGVTDLDAVHKENDGTIENKEQVIPAFPKMLLPSNSDMPPGTPLSVHHQIQLLQQQLQQQQQQTQVAVAQVHLLKDQLSAEAAARLESQARVHQLLLQNKDLLQHISLLVRQVQELEYKLSGHNAMGSQDSLLEITFRSSILPVLCDPSTPKPEDVPPLTDPGSSFQVCSPLGRTDCLVKVQCYRFLPGDGEGAGELLGSLELYRFRESGIASEYESNTDDSEERDSWVQDEGGRLANVLHRDMLGDSLEDEIAV; encoded by the exons tatattggaaGTTTGGATGTCCAACGACCTAACAGCAGAGTTGAGATTGTGGCAGCCATGAGACGGATCCGG TATGAATTTAAAGCAAAAAACATCAAGAAGAAGAAAGTAAGCATCCTGGTGTCAGTGGATGGTGTGAAAGTCATTCTaaggaagaagaagagaaaa aaaaatgacTTGGTCTGGGATGAAAGCAAGATGCTGGTTATGCAAGATCCTATATACAG AATATTCTATGTGTCTCATGACTCCCAGGATCTGAAGATATTTAGTTATATTGCAAGGGACGGGGCCAATAACATCTTCCGCTGCAATGTATTTAAGTCCAAGAAAAAG AGCCATGCAATGCGTATTGTGCGGACCGTGGGCCAAGCCTTTGAGGTTTGTCACAAGCTGAGCCTACAGCACACTGAGCAGAATGGGGATGGGAGAGAGGATGAAGAtagtgacagaagcacagactCTGAAGGGCAAG TGACACAAACTGTAGCCAGTGTGGTTCAGGCTGCTGAAGAGACAGATATTGATGCACTGGATATTCCTTTGCCTGAGAGGGAGGAGCCAGTGATCAACCGGGGAGTGACCGATTTGGACGCTGTACATAAGGAGAATGACGGCACTATTGAGAACAAG GAGCAGGTCATACCAGCTTTCCCCAAGATGCTACTTCCATCTAACAGTGACATGCCCCCTGGGACCCCCCTATCTGTTCATCACCAGATACAGCTTCTACAACAGCAattacaacagcagcagcaacagaccCAGGTGGCAGTTGCTCAG GTCCATTTACTGAAAGACCAGTTGTCTGCTGAGGCTGCTGCAAGACTGGAATCTCAAGCCAGGGTCCATCAGTTGCTCCTGCAGAACAAAGACCTGCTGCAGCATATCTCCCTGCTGGTCAGACAAGTGCAGGAACTGGAGTATAAACTATCAGGACACAATGCCA tgggATCTCAGGACAGCCTCCTAGAGATTACATTCCGTTCAAGTATTCTGCCAGTGCTTTGTGACCCTTCAACTCCAAAGCCAGAAGATGTGCCCCCACTGACTGATCCTGGTTCATCTTTTCAAGTTTGCAGTCCGTTAGGTAGGACAGACTGCCTGGTGAAGGTGCAGTGTTACCGCTTTCTTCCAGGGGATGGGGAAGGGGCCGGTGAGCTGCTGGGGAGCCTGGAGCTGTATAGGTTTAGAGAGTCTGGCATAGCATCTGAATATGAATCTAACACAGATGATAGCGAGGAGAGAGATTCTTGGGTACAGGATGAGGGAGGAAGACTGGCAAATGTCTTGCATAGGGACATGCTGGGGGACAGCCTGGAGGATGAGATTGCAGTGTAA